In Halichondria panicea chromosome 5, odHalPani1.1, whole genome shotgun sequence, the genomic stretch CTGGTGGCACTGCAAGTAAGCAACTCAGAGAAAAGTCTGTtcttattattatacctccTGAGCATGTATTGTAACAACCATGATGTATAATTGTAATCCCAAAAAATTATATCCACCTCCTTAAaattaacataataataattaagtgcatgtataccatgatataattatatactgtattGAATTTCCTGCTGATTATTTTAGGGAAGATAAAACAACTTAAGTTCGTATAGGGATCGAGTGCTTGTGATCTTTCATGTTACTATGTATCGCAATTTTTACTGATCTTCTTAACTAGCTTTCTTTAATCTATTCGTGGGAGATCAAAATTCACATTGAGCACACTTCTCTTTGTATACAGCACTCAACAACGACTTCTCTCTTAGTTCTACGGTGTTCACAGCTCGACCCAACGTCCCTGGAGAGATTATCATCACGTATAGAGTAGACAGTATCGCTCAGGAGTTTGCTGAGATGGCAAGACTCCGCCTATCTCTGAGGTTTGCCCCACCCCGTGGTTCGCTGGTGCAGGACACACTTGATCTGGTCATTCAGGATAGTGACAGTGAGTTTCAAAAGAGGGTTAAGAAATTAGTTGAGtatgctataacttgaatttgcATTTCTATACTAGACTACTGTTTACCCCCCCCCATTTTATTCGTACCCATAGCCGTAAATTTCCGACTGACGGAGACCGACTATCGCTCGATTGAGAGTGATTTGAGAATCAATGCAGTGGTTAGCAAGGACCTGAGAATTGCCAACCCAGTCACCTTCCTACTGACACCCTTCACCATCGACCAGGCCGTCTCTGGAGGCGTGGCACTTCCTGCATCTTTACCACCAGATGATAATCCATTCTCTCCCAATCGTGCTAAAAGTGAGTTTTAGAGAGAATTGGAGGCACAACGTGTTTTGTTCACAGGTATTGATCATGAGATGGTGGCAGTCATAACTGTTTTTGTAGCTAGCAGCATTAAAATGCATCTTTAATAATAGTTTACTATACAGTGGTCCACTTGGGCAGATCAACAGTGGCTATATTATAGAGAGTGGCCTGCCTAGCTAGCAACAGAATAGTAATAAGATCCAATGCTCTACGTAGGGTGACCTGCAAAGTAGGAACTGCTTAAAATAAATATCTTACTGCTTCTACTTTTTCCCAGCGTCTCCTGAAGATCGTCGTGACTTCTCCTCTGATGTAATCTCAGTGAGGTTTGAATCGGACGAGATCGGTATCCAAGTGAGCGATGTCCCCGTTCCGGTACCAATCACACAAGATGCGATCAACGAGGCTCGAGAGGAGTTATTTGTAGTCCACCTCACATTAGGGGAATCCATGAATGCAGGGGGTGTTAATATCATCAGGGAGGTCTCTCTCTGTAGGATCACTGATGATGACGGTGAGTGTCGCTACATTAAGTTTGTAGATAGTTGTCAATTTATGCCGCCATAAATGGACATTGttgtacagtggaaccactTGCAGTTTTATACGTGTCTATATGAACTTTCACGCGCTCTTTGTCCTTGATTCCAGATATCCAGATTGGGTTCCAAAGAGCGACGTACAATTTCCCAGAGCCACAATTTGAGACCGAGATCTTCGGAGAAGTGTTTATTGAGAAACAAGATGGTCGCATCACGGAACAGACATTTCCCGTCGTATTTGAAGTGAGAATGGCCACACCCAACCCAACAATTCGATTTGCATCGCTATCGACTGTAGTGGATGGCGTTGTTATTGACAACGACTATGTGGTTGACACACCCGATCGAGTTTTCATCGTACGAGAATTTTCACCAGGCGAGCAAACTTTAGAGTTCTCGTTTACCCTCTTCCCTGATGATTTCCCCGAGGGCACGGAAGCGTTCCAGGCCAGTGCACAGCCGTCAGAGGATCCGATTAGCCCAGCTTTCTTAGCCCCCTCCGCTGGAGTACTGTTTGCCTCAACCTTTATCATCATTGAAGACGACGATGGTACGAACGTTGTACTAAAATAATCTTGCAAGCACTCAAGTTTTTAATGTCTTGGTCAAAAAGACTTGAGtgttagagtgttatagaacaTGCATGGAGGGCTAGAGATTAGAGATGGTTGGGGGAGCATTGGCTAGTGTACAGTCAGAGGGagtttgttttgtacacaaacttcATTTGGGCCAAGCCTTCATATCAGTTGGCCTTTTTCAGAGGTGGTCGTTTAGAGGGATTCCACTGTAAAAAAGCGATGCTAGGTTAGCTTATGAACCATTAATTGCAGTTGTATTTTCTTCAAAGGCGTTAAGAGGAGTTCCACACTATTGAATATGCCACTACTGCATGTGATCCCCTAAGCTGCTACTGTCcataacatgtacattcaaGATTTATATATCACTGCAGATGTGGCTCTTGGATTTGAGCAGAACTATACAGTGAGTGAGGGTGTTGGTTCATTTCAAGCGTGTTTCCGAGTGTTCAACCCCCCTGACAACCAAGAGCTCACTCTCAGCCTGGACCTAGTGGTCGACACCATTGAAGGATCTGCAGGTATatagttgtgtgtgtatgcatctATATTTGCACATGAAATAATAAGGACAGAATTGTCTTCATTTGCAACACATTAAACTCCCCTGCACGGGAGTCCTTCTATAATccactgtgtgtatacagcAATTCCATACTATACGCCTTTGCCTgccacagcataattattatacattataatatagctagtCTATAGTACATTTTTACCACTGTGTTTCCTTAGAAGGCTAGGATTGATGACATTTGATGTCTATTCACACGGATTCCTCTATCTTGTTTCTATGAGCACTACTCAGTTTATAACATGTTGTGTACTTGTGCAGTTGAGCTTGACTACACGGCCATCAGATCCAGTAACCTTGACGTTTTTCGAACTCTCGGTGGTTCTCAAAGAAGAGCTTGTTTTGATGTCTTCATTACTAACGATCAGTTACCTGAAGACACTGAAACATTTTCTCTGTCTCTGTCATTGGATGACTTTGTTGACCAGGCAGTGAGGGATCAGGTTGTCATAGACCCCAGTGAAGTATACGTGGACATCCTGGACAATGATGGTATGTTGTGATAGGATAATGTGGCTATAACAGACAAAGGATTTGGCCATTTTCAGAGAAccaggtggcctttgttgaggggttgtgtCAACTTATTTTTGACACCAAGTGTGTTCATTTGGAACCTGCATGGATGCCTGACCTTTAATTGTAGTTGTCCATCTAAGAGGAGTTCCACCGTATTGAATATACCACAATGCTAGCTGATATATTGTGCagaatacgtatatacatacTTATATAAGATATTTATCACTGCAGATGTGATTGTTGGATTTGAGCAGAACTATACAGTGAGTGAGGATGTTGGTTCATTTCAAGTGTGTTTCCGAGTGTTCAATCCCCCTGACAACCAAGAGCTCATTCTCAGCCTGGACTTAGTGGTCGACACCATTGAAGGATCTGCAGGTATAGtaattatgtttgtgtgtgtgtgtgtgcatgtgcttaGTTACGGCTGTGCACTCCCTTGCTGGTGAATACATACGTTTGAATAATAGTAAGGAGATGGTTTCTTTTGTACATGCAGcgtttttttttgttttttttaacTTCCCTCAATCATCAGGGGGTCCTTTAATATCACTCCTCCTCTGGGGTCCCTTAATAATCTAGTTTCTGACCGTGTATTCTATTCAGTCTTCGATAATATGCACTGATCAGTCTATAATATTAATGTTAGTGTTCCCGTTACTATTAAAACATTACCTGTTACTTGCATGTCTCCAGaagttgtgtatgtgtgttaattGTGTGCAGGTGAGCTTGACTACACGGCCATCAGATCCAGTAATCGTGACGTTGTTAGAACTCTCAGTGATTCTCAAAGAAGAGCTTGTTTCGATGTCTCCATTACTGACGATCAGCTACCTGAAGACACTGAAACATTCTCTCTGTCTCTGTCATTAGATGACTCTGTTGACCAGGCGGTGAGGGATCAGGTTGTCATAGAGCCCAGTCAAGTATACGTGGACATCCTGGATGGTGATGGTATGTTGtgatagaataattatggtgcagTGGAACCACTTTACAAAATTTGGCAATTATGTTGTTTGTTCGTTGAGGGGTTGTTATACACTGCCAGTGTGTGTTCATTTGGAACCTGGATGCCTGACCATTAATCACAGTTGATCCACTGTATTTAATGCTGCTAATAATGTGTTGTCATGgcaaaacatacatgtaaatatcCTTTTTTACTGCAGATGTGATTGTTGGATTTGAGCAGAACTATACAGTGAGTGAGGATGTTGGTTCATTTCAAGTGTGTTTCCGAGTGTTCAATCCCCCTGACAACCAAGAGCTCATTCTCAGCCTGGACCTAGTGGTCAACACCATTGAAGGATCTGCAGGtatagttgtgtgtgtgttactgtACGAGTGTATGTGTGCTTAGTTAGCAGCTGTGTAACTATGCACTCCCTCGCTAACGAGGTGAATACATTCTGTTACATACGTTTGAATGATACGTAAggacagaataattatggttttctTTTCTACAGTGTCACACTTCCCTCCTCAGGGTCCCTTAATAAACATACTATTAATAATGTAATAAACACTATCATTCCCATGCATATTCATTTTAGGATTCTTCGATAACACTACTATAATGTGaacgaataataattataacactgtACTCAGTTTTataatgttgtgtgtgtgtgtgtatataatatatacacaataTGTGTAGGTGAGCTTGACTACACGGCCATCAGATCCAGTAACCGTGACGTTGTTAGAACTCTCAGTGATTCTCAAAGAAGAGCTTGTTTCGATGTCTTCATTACTGACGATCAGTTACCTGAAGATACTGAAATATTTTTTCTGTCTCTGTCGCTGGATGACTCTGTTGATCAGGCAGTGAGGGATCAGGTTGTCATAGAGCCCAGTCAAGTATACGTGGACATCCTGGACAATGATGGTATGTTGTGATTATGATAATGTGAACCGTAGAAATGGATCGAACCAATTTTAGAGCAGACACATTTAGGGGCAATATTTCGCCATTATATAGATGGAAGTGAGAGATGACCTTTGTACTTATTGAGGAGCTGTTTTTTGTTATTTGAACCTGGGTGTTTGACCTTTATATCGCAGTTGGCCTTTTTTCAGAGGTGCCCGTTATAAAATGGATTCCACATACATACTGTATTGCAGGGAAAAAGTTATCCTCACCAGGTTTATTAACCAAAACATGCATGGTATACAAGAGAACGAGAAAATAAATCATCCTATGTTTCTTACTGCAGATGTGATTGTTGGATTTGAGCAGAACTATACAGTGAGTGAGAGTGTTGGTTCATTTCAAGTGTGTTTCCGAGTGTTCAATCCCCCTGACAACCAAGAGCTCATTCTCAGCTTGGACCTAGTAGTCGACACCATTGAAGGATCTGCAGGTATAGTTTTGTTGGTGTTACTGaacgtgtatgtgtgtgcatgtgcttaGTTAGCAGCTGTGTGTTCCCTTGCTGACAAGGTGAATACGTCATGCTGATTGCATAATAAGGACATTAATGTTTTCTTTGTACAGCATTAAATTTCCCACCCTCCTCTGGGGGTCCTTAATTATACCTCTCTCGATCTGAGGTCCCCTATACTATTATCCTCTTCTTCTACCAATTGATTGACTATTTATGATTCTTCGATAAACACTGTATTCAGTACAATTATATAATGTTGTGCACGTGTGTTAATATGTGCAGGTGAGCTTGACTACACGGCCATAAGATCCAGTAACCGTGACGTTCTTAGAACTCTCAGTGATTCTCAAAGAAGAGCTTGTTTCGATGTCTCCATTACTGACGATCAGCTACCTGAAGACACTGAAACATTCTCTCTGTCTCTGTCGCTGGATGACTCTGTTGACCAGGCAGTGAGGGATAAGGTTGTCATAGAGCCCAGTGAAGTATACGTGGACATCCTGGATGGTGATGGTATGTTGTGATAGGATAATTATGGTGCAGTGAAACCACTTTACAAAAGTTGGCCATCATAATATGATTGACTGTTTGTTTCGTTGAGGGGTTGTTATACACAAAGCCAGTGTGTGTTTATTTGGAACCTAGATGCCTGaccattaattaattgcaGTTGGCCTTTCTTCAAGGTGTTATGAggagttccactgtatattCAATACTGCTGATAATTTGTTGTCCATGGcagaacatgcatgtacatggataCAAGAGATTTAAAAATTTAATATCCTTTTTTATTGCAGATGTGATTGTTGGATTTGAGCAGAACTATACAGTGAGTGAGGATGTTGGTTCATTTCAAGTGTGTTTCCGAGTGTTTAATCCCCCTGACAACCAAGAGCTCATTCTCAGCCTGGACCTAGTGGTCGACACCATTGAAGGATCTGCAGGTAtatagttgtgtgtgtgttactgtATGAGTGTATGAGTGCTTAGTTAGCAGCTGTGTAACTATGCACTCCCTCGCTAACGAGGTGAATACATTCTGTTACATACGTTTGAATAATACGTAAggacagaataattatggttttctTTAATTTGTACAGTGTCACACTTCCCTCCTCATGCAGGGTCCCTTAATAAACATACTATTAATAGTGTAATAAACACTGTCTTTCCCATGCATATATATTTAGAATTCTTCCATAACACTACTATAATGtgaactaataattattatataacacTGTACTCAGTTTTataatgttgtgtgtgtgtgttaatatGTGCAGGTGAGCTTGACTACACGGCCATCAGATCCAGTAACCGTGACGTTCTTAGAACTCTCAGTGATTCTCAAAGAAGAGCTTGTTTCGATGTCTCCATTACTGACGATCAGCTACCTGAAGACACTGAAATATTTTTTCTATCTCTGTCGTTGGATGACTCTGTTGATCAGGCCGTGAGGGATCAGGTTGTCATAGAGCCCAGTCAAGTATACGTGGACATCCTGGACAATGATGGTATGTTGTGATAGGTACCGTGGAACCACTTTACAACGAAAAAAAGTTGCCATTATGTTGTTAATCGCAGTTGGCCTTTCTTCAAGGTGTTATGAGGAGTTCCACTGTATTTAAGGCTAGCTGATAATTTGTTGTtcaaaacatgtacatgtacaacagaATTAAAATTCTTTCTTATTGCAGATGTGACTGTTGGATTTGAGCAGAACTATACAGTCAGTGAAAGTGTTGGTTCATTTCAAGTGTGTTTCCGAGTGTTCAATCCCCCTGACAACCAAGAGCTCATTCTCAGCCTGGACCTAGTGATCGACACCATTGAAGGATCTGCAGGtatagtagtataattatacgtgtgtgcatgtgcttaGTTACAGTTGCTGACGCGGTGAATACTTTCTGTTACATACGTTTAAATAATAGTGAGGACAGATGGTTTTCTTTAATAAATTGTCATGCAGTGTTAAACTTCCTTCATCAAGAGGTCCTTTAATATCACCCATCTTCGGGGTCCCTTAATAGAAAATAGAATTCTAGTTTCTGACCATATATTCTATTTAGGATTCTTGATAACACTAATCAGTATAATGTTCGCACAGACTATTAAAACATTTCCCCGTTACTTGCATGTCTCCAAAAGTTGTATGTAATAACGAACTAATAATATAACACTGTATActcagtatatataatgttgtgtgtgtgtgtgtgttaatatGTGCAGGTGAGCTTGACTACACGGCCATCAGATCCAGTAACCGTGACGTTCTTAGAACTCTCAGTGATTCTCAAAGAAGAGCTTGTTTCGATGTCTCCATTACTGACGATCTGTTACCTGAAGACACCGAAACATTCTCTCTGTCTCTGTCGTTGGACGACTCTGTTGACCAGGCCGTGAGGGATCAGGTTGTCATAGAGCCCAGTGAAGTATACGTGGACATCCTGGACAATGATGGTATGTTGTGATAGTATAATGTGGTAGAATGGAACCAACTTTAGAACAAACGCACTTGGGGAAATATTTGGCCATTATATAGATCGAGGTGAGAGGTGACCTTTGTACTTGTTGAGGAGCTGTTTTGTTATTTGGAACCTAGGTGTTTCAGAGGTGGCCGTTATAAGATGGATTCTACATACTGTATTGCAGGGGAAAAGTTATCCTAGGCAGGCTTATTAAccagaacatgcatgcatggtacaaGAGAACGAGAAAATAACTATACTATTGTTATTGCAGATGTG encodes the following:
- the LOC135335863 gene encoding uncharacterized protein LOC135335863, producing the protein MAGVSIAWFTVCLVVLTHTADVGFAQLATCYSTENFSCSNSSTEMRSSGQVCCDEGFLSFMEAGRDVCELCSGNVLCSANVGCTDSFDASQAQSRGECCATGGGVAYTNSAGICVQCPTSITGCFAGNQCSGDTIPLTSTESAAAQVRECCVNTAGLSYNLLGQCIDCVVYGFLQTSLNDAERGQGYPVGIGYIKRPPTVNALLRGDISVDAGGTATLNNDFSLSSTVFTARPNVPGEIIITYRVDSIAQEFAEMARLRLSLRFAPPRGSLVQDTLDLVIQDSDTVNFRLTETDYRSIESDLRINAVVSKDLRIANPVTFLLTPFTIDQAVSGGVALPASLPPDDNPFSPNRAKTSPEDRRDFSSDVISVRFESDEIGIQVSDVPVPVPITQDAINEAREELFVVHLTLGESMNAGGVNIIREVSLCRITDDDDIQIGFQRATYNFPEPQFETEIFGEVFIEKQDGRITEQTFPVVFEVRMATPNPTIRFASLSTVVDGVVIDNDYVVDTPDRVFIVREFSPGEQTLEFSFTLFPDDFPEGTEAFQASAQPSEDPISPAFLAPSAGVLFASTFIIIEDDDDVALGFEQNYTVSEGVGSFQACFRVFNPPDNQELTLSLDLVVDTIEGSAVELDYTAIRSSNLDVFRTLGGSQRRACFDVFITNDQLPEDTETFSLSLSLDDFVDQAVRDQVVIDPSEVYVDILDNDDVIVGFEQNYTVSEDVGSFQVCFRVFNPPDNQELILSLDLVVDTIEGSAGELDYTAIRSSNRDVVRTLSDSQRRACFDVSITDDQLPEDTETFSLSLSLDDSVDQAVRDQVVIEPSQVYVDILDGDDVIVGFEQNYTVSEDVGSFQVCFRVFNPPDNQELILSLDLVVNTIEGSAGELDYTAIRSSNRDVVRTLSDSQRRACFDVFITDDQLPEDTEIFFLSLSLDDSVDQAVRDQVVIEPSQVYVDILDNDDVIVGFEQNYTVSESVGSFQVCFRVFNPPDNQELILSLDLVVDTIEGSAGELDYTAIRSSNRDVLRTLSDSQRRACFDVSITDDQLPEDTETFSLSLSLDDSVDQAVRDKVVIEPSEVYVDILDGDDVIVGFEQNYTVSEDVGSFQVCFRVFNPPDNQELILSLDLVVDTIEGSAGELDYTAIRSSNRDVLRTLSDSQRRACFDVSITDDQLPEDTEIFFLSLSLDDSVDQAVRDQVVIEPSQVYVDILDNDDVTVGFEQNYTVSESVGSFQVCFRVFNPPDNQELILSLDLVIDTIEGSAGELDYTAIRSSNRDVLRTLSDSQRRACFDVSITDDLLPEDTETFSLSLSLDDSVDQAVRDQVVIEPSEVYVDILDNDDVIVGFEQNYTVSENVGSFQACFRVFNPPDNQELILSMDLVVDTIEGSAGELDYTAIRSSNRDVLRTLSGSQRRACFDVSITEDLLVEDTETFSLSLSLDDFVDQAVRDKVVIDPSEVYVDILNENVATVRFERPTYTFSEDSGTGEVCLIKDLATSDSVTVQVTTTDGTAIDGLDYTGGPFTVTFTTAANDRQCIFIPLINDTIRELPENFTADIVISSNQRVILGDPPRTIVTILDNMVIDTVTGDPLFAVPLLLSSEDLVQFGAKEVFLCYEVHGDNQQYFNLVTDQCLSVNALFTAVAPKIDVITRVGIRAIDSNGECVSIVIEQDQCSVSIDGMQIIDTFSNADILVERSESEVFINVPNCGENPAIRLRCLSRNLGESQADLINLIIMRGQGIGGRRAHGLIGQFWNVPIEIEPFAGVLSDPRFGAGSRYTIKFSRDNSGNETSFTGLFQKQTWNHDPFPCLYAGDRQGGPIFEVADPNDPVIEEGYKDYVVPGAFSEKDYKFALFDDSKCSDKSL